AAATGGTGAACTGCCTGCAAATGTGGTGTACGAGGTTTCAACATGAACTGGCTGAGGTTGTGAACGACGTATGTGATGTCAGATCTTGATAAAGTAAGGTAAAGGAGTTGACCAATGAGTTGACGATGTGGTGAAGGATCATCGGGAGGTTCTCCTTGTTCATCATCCAGTTGGATACGAGGATCTATTAGGGTCTTGGCAGGCTTACTGCTTGTATATCCTGTATCTTCTAGGAGTTGAATCGTGTATTTTCATCGAGATAAGAACAACCCTTCTATTGATCGCGCTATTTTAAAGGCTAAGAAGTATTTGAGAGGACCAAGGGCTTTGTGTTTGAACTTTGAATTGAGTGAGTCTTGTAGTTCATGGAGCAGAGATGTGTTTAATAAAGTAATGATTATGTCGTCGACGTACACTAGAAAGAAGAGCTATGAAAGTGTCATTTGAACCCTTTGTCAATAGAGTGTAGTTAGCTTGGGATTGGTGAAATCCATCTTGAAGAAGTGCATTCGAGAGTTTACGGTACCATTTTCTTGAAgattgtttgagaccataaatcgATTTGTGCAGCTTGCATACAAGTTGTGTATATGTAGTAGTAGAGGAAGGAAGTGTCATGAAGACTTCCTCATGGAGATCACCATTGAGGAAGGAATTGTTCACATTAAGTTGGAAAATAGGTCATCGCTTAATTGTTGATATGGAAAGTAGTAGCTTGGCGGTAACCATCTTTTATGAGAAAGTATCAAAGAAATCTAATTCTTCTTGTTGATCAGTGTAGCCTTGTACAATGAGGGGAGCTTCTTAACTCTTGACAGATCTCTCACTTCTCACTGTTATACTTGACTTTATAGACCCAACGACAACCAATTGCTCTCTTCTTTTGAGGAAGGGGCACTACAGTCCAAGTCTTGTTGTTGGGCAAAGCTAGAAGTttgtcactactacaaaaataagCTGTAGTGATCCACATGACGAGAGACTCTAAAGATGCTTACTGATCTTTCAATATGGGTGACTGAAAAAGTAATATTTAGTGACCCTTTAGCGCGGGTCACTAAAACTTATTAGAGATTCTCACTGAACGTCACTATAGAATTTTAGAGTACCACACTGTTAGACTCTAAAGATAATAGCCACCCTCCCAATGTGTcgctaaatatatttttaaaattatatttcacatgtattttttttaaaaatattctacttatataatttaaatgggtataattattattactttttttttagcctgaaattaaaataattactacaattatattttttctacttttaaaacaataaaatttaaattttagtagAATTTTATAGATCAATATAATCAAAAAAAGGCATAAAATGCGCAATATCTAAtacatatcaaaatatctaatacaTAATATTCAACAAATAATACACATTTTGaacaaaaaatcataaaattaaccCAAATTACCCATAACAGTATAAAAAAAGGTGAGTACGGACCCACATTATACACAAAATTCCATAactgtatataaataaaaataagaaataatataGTCAAATCTCATTCCAAATATTATTAAGCCTCTCCCTCCACGAACCACCAACCGCCAGCGAATATAAACTGCCACGAATCGCCAACCACGCATCTACAAACTACCAACAACAACCATCCATCTACAGTAAAAAGATAGATTAAGAATGGTTTTAATCTATGAGAAGCTTTACATAATGGAGAATAATATTCTAACAACAAAACCAAACTAGACGAAAGTCCCGACGAAGGCTTCTCCCCATCGAGCTACAGAGAAAAGAGACAAAGAGGGAGTTCGTCTCCACTAGCGCACCATCTATCGTTCGTCTCCATTAGAGCCACCATCCCTGTCATTCCTCTCCACCATCGCCAAGATCTGGGGGTTTTCTACAGGTTAGATCTTGGGTTTATATGGAGAGGAAAAACATCTGGAAAGATATGGAGGTTTTGAAGGGTGTAGAATTCATAATCGATCACCTAGCCACATTCGGCCATTCACCTGGCTGTCTGCTTGATTGTCTACCTTCCTTCCGCCCAGACCAAGAAAGGAACAAAGAGAGAGGGGGAGGCGGTTGGGAATGATGAGCTAGGTTTGagaaattttccaaacaaactATTTCATATACTAAGATTTGCAAAATAACCTCACTTAATTTACTTCATATGGTCGCACAGTGTAAATCTATGGTCATTTTGCGGCCATAATAGTCGTTTATGGTCGCTCATTGTAATTCATGGTTGTTTCTGTGACCATAAAAAGTTATTTTGCTAGTAAATTTGTTGTCAAATTATTTTGCTAATAAAAATTTTCATAAAGgctattttaataaaataccaattttcttgttttttgagTTGTTAAGGTTATTAGTTTGAAAAAAGAAGAGTTATAAAGAGTGTATTATATGTGAGCTAGGTAAATGCAcaactttctttattttttattttttaaatttattttaaattcttaCAGCTagcatttatatatgtataaaaataaaaaataaacaacaaaattatattaattatggagtttattttttaatttaggtTTATGATATAGTGACGCGCTAAGTGGGTAAGGACACACTTACCCAATCTCGCTTGATATGTCACTAttggtaaatattttttttataaaaaaaaaaataagagtaatttgcggcataaatacttaagtttaaattctagttgcaaataaatacttaagtttaatttttggcggtaataatagttaagttataattttggaACTTTTGTAGATACCTAAAtgttaagtgttaagtaaattgtcACACACCAATCTCTGATTGGCCCAAGTCATTAaagttttactttttaaaaaattagtttaaatataccaataagaaaatgacacatGGATAATGACTTGACATTTAATAGCCAGGTACCTCACgaagttctaaaaatataacttaagtattattaccgtcaaaaattaaatttaggtatttatttgtaaCTGGGAGTTACacttaagtatttatatcataaattactcaaaaataataaaaattatgagAGTTATCTTTAGTGATCCCTTATATTTTTAGTAACCCAAGTTATAGGACACTGACACTGAATTTTCAAAGTCTTTTTGTGTAGGTCACTAAGACGTGtcacaaaataaagaaaagaaagaaaagaaaaagagaaagagaaaaggaaaagaaaaataaaagaaaaggaaaaagaaaaagaaaagacaaGAAAAgaaatcttatttttattatatttataataatttttaaatatttaaataattaaaattagtgaattattgtctaaaaaaatattacacgtTATGACACATATGTACATAGTGATAatctatttataatatttaacgTTGAAAAACTAACAATAATTAAGTATGCAAACCAAATTAAAGCTTGACATATTTTgtctcaataaaaaaaaatgagaggtAAAGCTTATAAAGAGTACTATAGTTGTGGTGCAAATattcataacaaaatataacattcgtTTATTTTTGTTACTATACAAAACCACTTATTGTAACAGAAAACTATAGATTCCAATATTGATCAAATACATGTCTTGCTTTCATAATAAATAAAGTATCTATACGTATTTATAACCAAATGTttcatgaaaagaaaaaaaaaaaagaattcatGATTTTGACTCGAATTTCCTTTTCCAATTTTATGCTTCAGTTATGCAAGAAACTTTAATGATTATGAAAATATACTCAGACAAGTTTGAAACTTTAATGATTATGAATAAGCAGAGAATTTATTCactttttctttttgtcttttgcTTCAAAACTACATATATACCATAGCTTCATAAGGCATAAGAAAACCATATAGTACGTTATATAGTActattaatttgtattattttacttgGTTGCGTGGGAATTCTCTGATTTATTGGTAAGTCGATCAATTATTTGGCtaaattattttgattttagtgTATTCTCACATCAAACATATTGCAATTATTTTGATTTGGTTTGTCTTTAATGAATTAAAACAGATACAAAATGGAGATTACTCAACAGTACTTTTGTCCCCAGCAACATGTTTTGTTGGTAAACGATAGTGAGATTGGTAATGCTAACCAAATTACTTGTCAAATATGCGAGTCTTCTGTTGTAGCTCCATTTTATGTATGTGATACATGTAAATATTATGTTCACAAGTCatgtaaaattaagaaaattaatcaCCCTTTTCATCCTCGCCACCCTCTATCTCTTACCCCAAAAAATGCTCTTTGCGATTCTTGTGGCCAATACTCTCGAAAGAGTTTCATGTTCAGTTGTATTGAATGTCGTCTATCTTTCGATGTGGATTGTGCCTTGATGTCAAACTCATGTCCTCAAGGTCAAAAACATTGCATCCAACATTCTACTCATCCTCACTTGTTACTACTTGTTGACACAACCGatactatttataaaaatattcatGTTAGATGCTTTGCATGTCAATCTAAAGATTCACCATCAGATGATCAAGTTTATTATGGTTGTAATAGATGTAAGTATTTTCTTCATAAACAATGCATTGACCAACTCCCACAACAAATCCAAACATTCGCCCATCCTAATCACGGTTGTCTTTCCCTTCGTATGATAAAGTTCTACTTGGGTAAATGCTTTCTTTGTAAAAGTAAAGATCCAAGAGCCTTTTATTACGAATGTCAACCATGTAATTTTCGGTTGTGTATGGATTGCAATGTTATTGGAGTCTTAAAATATAAATACCATGATCATCCTCTTTTCTTTGTCAAGAAAATGTCTCCTGCATTTGACCAATGCAATATTTACAATACTTGTTTTCAGTCTTCATTCATGGCCATTAATGTTTCGAACGAATTCCAAAAAACCGAGTCTTTCAGATTCCATTGTTGTGATTGTGATTTCAAGCTCCATTTATTATGTGGTCCACTACCTCGTATCATAAAGTACGAAGGTCATGTGCACTCCTTACTTCTTGTTGATTCATTCATTGAAGATTCTTCTGGTGAATATAACTGCGATATTTGCGAAACAGAAAGAAATCCACGAATTCGCATATATTGTTGTGGCGACTGCAAATATTTTGCTCACGTGCATTGTGTGATTTCTGAGGTATGTtatagtttatgtatatgtaaatataaatattctttttagatatctatttttatttttgtattagttGTAAGCAATGTACgtgcttaatttttattttttttattttcatattaatttagaataaataaaCAATCTCATATATAAAAGGAAAATTAACAATCTTggtgttttttattttcattatttatattggaGAAGGAGATTTGAAGTTCCAATCTCCTCTTTCGGatatttcaaaagaaaaaaaagaaactccTCTGTAGgaaaatttatttctgataCATAGGAATTAACCTCTGTAATTCTAGCTTTAAGATCACACTTAAACAAACAAAAGTTAAATCAAAACAAATAAATCAAGAACAAAAAACCAGCGAACACATAAACCAAAAAGATATAATACGGATGAATCTAAATGGTTGTTAGACACAATAACACATAGATTTATACTGGATCCTAAGTTCAATGTGAACTTGGTCATACTCTAGTTTGAAAGTATTGTCACCAATCTTTATTGATAATGAGAATAAGAGATATCAATCTCAGGAGCTACAAGGAAATAATCACAGCAAGTCATCTATGGTGTAATCCCTCAACCCTCATTAACTCACTAACCCGAGCCAACATAATCAACAATGTTGCTCAATATAATTTCCCAATCCCAACCCTCTCTTTCTCAGATATCTCGCTCCATTTCTCACTCTAACAACTCTCTCTTTCTGTATTGTATCTTTATCTTGTGTTTGACTTCACTCCTTGTTCTTACACCTTGTGTTTTTTCTTGTTATGAAATGAGAGGAGTAGTTCTCTTTATATAGGCCAAGGGACCAATATGCAAGTT
This Cannabis sativa cultivar Pink pepper isolate KNU-18-1 chromosome 6, ASM2916894v1, whole genome shotgun sequence DNA region includes the following protein-coding sequences:
- the LOC115695435 gene encoding uncharacterized mitochondrial protein AtMg00810-like, with protein sequence MTLPSSTTTYTQLVCKLHKSIYGLKQSSRKWYRKLSNALLQDGFHQSQANYTLLTKEDTGYTSSKPAKTLIDPRIQLDDEQGEPPDDPSPHRQLIGQLLYLTLSRSDITYVVHNLSQFMLKPRTPHLQAVHHLIRYLKGSPGQGLLYSTSSSLHLCGFSYFDWASCPTTRRSTIGFCVFFGDCLVSWRTKKQRKISKNSTEAEYHALAASSSELTWLQYLLTDFQIQ
- the LOC115725216 gene encoding uncharacterized protein LOC115725216 isoform X1 yields the protein MEITQQYFCPQQHVLLVNDSEIGNANQITCQICESSVVAPFYVCDTCKYYVHKSCKIKKINHPFHPRHPLSLTPKNALCDSCGQYSRKSFMFSCIECRLSFDVDCALMSNSCPQGQKHCIQHSTHPHLLLLVDTTDTIYKNIHVRCFACQSKDSPSDDQVYYGCNRCKYFLHKQCIDQLPQQIQTFAHPNHGCLSLRMIKFYLGKCFLCKSKDPRAFYYECQPCNFRLCMDCNVIGVLKYKYHDHPLFFVKKMSPAFDQCNIYNTCFQSSFMAINVSNEFQKTESFRFHCCDCDFKLHLLCGPLPRIIKYEGHVHSLLLVDSFIEDSSGEYNCDICETERNPRIRIYCCGDCKYFAHVHCVISEIIDVLKGDLEDVELKALGYDFCEETNYGGWGEIEHGTSLLSLKDLILQLSEYELFVLKAYFTWDEKKEESEMTTQLETEDEKIDEILTFSSFTETEFMSYIFNEFGKIYKKRSMKIKPSDLALKIADIEGYFIPLELVPVFKNLLHKYGDIGSRCGYSKAFKSMCYFLICKAMKEMHTTWVIDITKDLLQYWYHHIKFVQLHTYFELGFLKASLEEITRDFFYLQLSLTLETDIRTIMNKRIAHIKKKMAEYEEFCESTSKKKFMKEGFNKVVQLKWKTAGQVGNDIDGTSSHYDYWGYTLREWF